The following proteins come from a genomic window of Anabrus simplex isolate iqAnaSimp1 chromosome 7, ASM4041472v1, whole genome shotgun sequence:
- the LOC136877783 gene encoding neural-cadherin: MQGLALALVATLATLWSPRVAAAGLAIRRSIAVIPHDIYPGYSIKKFDGGGYRLLETGFSQFFTVLQDGLVMTTSDLSPLVNRPVNLVVLEETPNSTATHTLQLYVLDRRDMLRFQQDLYDGGTVSENAPSGTKVKGLPALQAVGVGVGGLPVKYAIVGGNEGGAFALIDNTEEDNITSTSTPGVVWDSGVRLVTARPLDRERTPAYTLTVQAADGHGIDKALTKVKISVLDENDNSPVFTKKVYRFTLGSDQYDNSTNTNMVWRRFSAIGAVTATDADGDKVAYRLAVPSNLVVIVPQTGDLLLAGDPPLEAGEDMEYEITVEAHDLRTPSRTSKVPAQVWLQFNSPMLPPAVEEEPPQAHRISKRRVTRAVRPTKRIEFTEADGETEGRIVFQLEKETERETFKIRDENPWVTVEPNGAVRVKKKWDYEELGPEKTIDFWVTITNAGGGGKFYCISWK; encoded by the coding sequence ATGCAGGGGCTAGCGCTCGCCCTTGTGGCGACCCTGGCCACCCTGTGGAGTCCTCGAGTGGCCGCGGCAGGCCTGGCCATCAGACGAAGTATCGCTGTTATTCCTCACGATATATATCCGGGTTATAGCATTAAGAAGTTTGATGGTGGGGGCTATCGCTTGTTGGAAACCGGCTTCTCGCAATTTTTTACTGTACTCCAAGATGGACTGGTGATGACTACATCAGATCTCAGTCCACTAGTCAACAGGCCTGTCAACTTAGTAGTTTTGGAAGAAACCCCCAACAGTACGGCGACGCATACACTCCAGCTGTACGTGTTGGATCGTCGAGATATGCTTCGCTTTCAGCAGGATCTCTACGATGGAGGAACCGTCTCAGAAAATGCCCCGTCTGGGACAAAAGTCAAAGGTTTACCGGCACTACAAGCTGTAGGTGTCGGAGTTGGTGGTCTTCCTGTGAAATATGCCATCGTTGGCGGCAATGAAGGTGGAGCGTTTGCGTTGATCGACAATACGGAAGAGGACAATATAACTAGCACTTCCACGCCCGGAGTCGTGTGGGATTCAGGAGTAAGACTAGTGACAGCCAGGCCTCTAGACAGGGAGCGAACTCCAGCGTACACCCTTACTGTACAAGCTGCCGATGGACACGGTATTGACAAAGCTCTTACGAAAGTGAAAATCAGTGTTTTAGATGAGAATGACAACAGTCCCGTGTTCACCAAGAAAGTGTATCGCTTCACCCTCGGCAGTGATCAGTATGATAACTCGACGAACACTAATATGGTGTGGCGACGATTCTCAGCCATTGGTGCAGTGACAGCAACCGATGCTGATGGGGACAAAGTGGCGTATCGTCTTGCTGTACCTAGTAACCTGGTAGTGATCGTACCTCAGACGGGAGACCTGCTCTTAGCCGGTGATCCACCCTTGGAGGCCGGGGAGGATATGGAATATGAAATCACAGTTGAAGCTCATGACTTACGGACACCGAGCCGCACCTCGAAAGTGCCCGCTCAGGTGTGGCTACAGTTCAACTCGCCAATGCTGCCACCTGCAGTGGAGGAAGAGCCTCCTCAAGCACATCGCATCTCGAAACGACGTGTCACACGCGCGGTTAGACCTACGAAACGTATCGAGTTCACGGAAGCAGATGGCGAGACTGAAGGAAGAATTGTTTTCCAACTGGAGAAGGAAACCGAACGAGAGACTTTCAAGATTAGGGACGAGAATCCGTGGGTCACTGTGGAACCTAATGGTGCTGTGAGAGTGAAGAAGAAGTGGGACTACGAAGAGCTGGGGCCAGAGAAGACCATTGACTTCTGGGTGACCATCACAAACGCTGGAGGAGGAGGTAAGTTCTACTGCATTTCCTGGAAATAA